The following proteins come from a genomic window of Mauremys mutica isolate MM-2020 ecotype Southern chromosome 7, ASM2049712v1, whole genome shotgun sequence:
- the UROS gene encoding uroporphyrinogen-III synthase — protein sequence MKVLLLKDPKDRGSGPDPYIQELGLYGFEAALIPVLSFEFVSLQTFFEKLSHPDRYEGLIFTSPRAVEAAKLCLGENSKNEAWRNSLKEKWNTKSAYVVGKATASLVEEIGLAPQGEKCGNAEKLAGYICARETPNSSPLLFPCGSLKREVLPTILKEKGISLESLTVYQTAQHPSLQESLKNYFSQQDIPASITFFSPSGVRFCLQHIQKFSGDLINQIKFAAIGPTTAEAMEAEGIPVSCTAENPTPQDLAAGIKKALHL from the exons ATGAAGGTTCTGTTACTGAAGGACCCCAAAGACAGAGGCTCAGGACCAGATCCATATATTCAA GAATTAGGATTATATGGATTTGAAGCAGCTTTGATCCCTGTTTTGTCATTTGAATTTGTGTCTCTTCAGACTTTCTTTGAAAAG CTCTCTCATCCAGATCGTTATGAGGGTTTAATTTTTACCAGTCCAAGAGCAGTAGAAGCTGCCAAGTTATGTTTGGGAGAGAATAGTAAAAATGAAG CCTGGCGAAATTCTCTTAAAGAAAAATGGAATACCAAATCAGCATATGTCGTAGGAAAAGCTACAGCTTCTCTAG TGGAGGAAATTGGCCTTGCTCCACAAGGAGAAAAGTGTGGAAATGCTGAAAAACTAGCTGGATACATTTGCGCAA GGGAAACACCTAATTCATCACCTCTTCTTTTTCCTTGTGGATCTCTCAAAAGAGAAGTTCTTCCAACAATACTCAAAGAAAAAG GTATTTCCCTGGAAAGCCTTACAGTTTATCAAACTGCTCAACATCCCAGTCTCCAAGAATCcttgaagaattatttctcacAACAG GATATTCCAGCAAGCATCACATTCTTCAGTCCATCTGGTGTCAGATTTTGTCTCCAGCACATTCAGAAGTTTTCTGGCGATCTTATTAATCAAATTAAG TTTGCTGCTATAGGTCCAACAACAGCTGAAGCAATGGAAGCTGAAGGAATCCCAGTGAGCTGCACTGCAGAGAACCCTACTCCCCAAGACCTTGCTGCTGGTATCAAAAAAGCCCTTCACCTGTAG